From the genome of Bacteroidales bacterium, one region includes:
- a CDS encoding TIR domain-containing protein has product MIDSEIIKMLREEYKFNLIQLDFDSLENTRESGYALENGLVTGLSFIEMDLREIPIVTFGLRNLRKFVLFGNKLEYLSEGFLNFECLESIFLGKNRFNIFPFVVTRLINLKRLHIGANYIETIPKEISNLIHLEELSLTNNQLDIIPDSFYNLSELRNINLSYNKLDYLPNSFEKLHKLKSLDLRRNRFNHFPNLLLSLFNLSTVRLEYNEITEFSSRILDSDLKVRWSSRSGENGFIFEDNPLINPPIRLIKKGSDSLRTYFKSYNMDKPIPDIFVSYSHSDSDIVDFIDNSLKKIGIDLKRDVRDVKYRKSFTEFMHTVRKTDYVLMIVSNSFLKSRYCMFEVLEAMKDIEFKDRLLPIVVNDAKIYNELDKIKYIKYWKNELENIELELHDLELIEKGSSIQTLKKYKEIMMNIGEFINLVLDLNHIKFTDNITFSVNEILESINYFKNDSN; this is encoded by the coding sequence ATGATTGATAGTGAAATAATTAAAATGTTAAGAGAGGAATATAAGTTCAATCTTATTCAATTAGACTTTGATTCATTAGAGAATACAAGGGAAAGTGGGTACGCATTAGAAAATGGATTGGTTACTGGTTTATCCTTTATTGAGATGGATTTAAGAGAAATTCCGATAGTGACTTTTGGACTGAGAAATCTAAGAAAGTTCGTGCTGTTTGGAAATAAGCTAGAATACCTTAGCGAAGGATTTCTAAATTTTGAATGTCTAGAATCTATTTTTTTAGGTAAAAATCGTTTTAATATTTTCCCTTTTGTTGTAACTCGATTGATAAATTTGAAACGGTTACATATTGGAGCGAATTACATTGAGACAATACCAAAGGAAATAAGTAACCTGATTCATCTAGAAGAATTAAGTCTTACCAACAACCAATTAGATATAATTCCTGATTCATTTTACAATTTGAGTGAATTAAGAAATATTAATCTTAGCTACAATAAATTGGATTATTTGCCAAACTCTTTTGAGAAACTACATAAATTAAAAAGTCTTGATTTAAGACGAAATCGTTTCAACCATTTTCCAAATCTACTCCTTAGCCTTTTTAACTTGTCTACCGTAAGATTAGAATATAATGAAATAACTGAATTTTCTTCAAGAATACTAGATAGTGATTTGAAGGTAAGGTGGTCTAGTAGGTCAGGCGAGAATGGATTCATTTTTGAAGATAATCCATTAATTAATCCTCCTATTCGTTTAATCAAGAAAGGTTCAGATTCTTTACGCACATATTTTAAATCATATAACATGGATAAGCCTATTCCAGATATTTTTGTCTCCTACTCACATTCAGACTCTGATATTGTGGACTTCATAGATAATAGTTTAAAAAAGATCGGAATTGATTTGAAAAGAGACGTTAGAGATGTGAAATATAGAAAAAGCTTTACTGAATTCATGCATACAGTGAGAAAAACTGACTATGTTTTAATGATTGTCAGTAATTCATTTTTAAAATCAAGATATTGTATGTTCGAGGTTCTTGAAGCTATGAAAGACATAGAGTTTAAAGATCGTCTTCTTCCGATTGTTGTTAATGACGCCAAAATATATAATGAATTAGACAAAATTAAGTACATAAAATATTGGAAAAATGAATTGGAGAACATTGAATTAGAGTTGCATGATTTAGAATTAATTGAAAAAGGTTCTTCAATTCAAACCCTTAAGAAATATAAAGAAATAATGATGAATATTGGAGAATTTATAAATTTAGTTTTAGACCTAAATCATATTAAATTCACAGATAATATAACATTCAGTGTTAATGAGATATTGGAATCTATCAATTATTTTAAGAATGATTCAAACTAA
- a CDS encoding trypsin-like peptidase domain-containing protein, whose amino-acid sequence MNKIIIKLLVLILSPLILFSQPFTTKSQWETYFKNKILELDPIEGIWTNSNTIKFYNRYNNLIYNNYNPQVQSVVIYDNGDEYKVYDMGQIASNTQFEMTFVNTANNGIYLMENYYKNSHTTAKATAILTGNGILEFSYELPTAELKKRLTTWIEGTKGTFEHQWIKTFPAKSDYGKSSPASGTGFGISSNGIIVTNFHVIDGAKNIKVRGVNSDYNTTYNAKVIVSDKNNDLALIQIDDYGFTTLGTIPFTIKTGLSGVGENIFVLGYPLRATMGDEIKLTNGIVSSRTGFQGDITSYQISAPVQAGNSGGPLFDNLGNLIGIINAKHGGAENASYAVKSSYLTNLIDLLPSPPKLQTVNSLSGKTLTQQVELAKKFVYIIETE is encoded by the coding sequence ATGAATAAGATTATAATAAAATTGCTAGTTCTAATTCTTTCACCATTAATTCTTTTTTCACAACCTTTTACAACTAAATCACAATGGGAAACCTATTTTAAGAATAAAATTTTAGAATTAGACCCAATTGAAGGGATTTGGACTAATAGTAATACAATCAAATTCTATAATAGATACAACAATCTTATTTATAATAACTATAATCCTCAAGTTCAATCCGTAGTAATTTATGACAATGGTGACGAATACAAGGTTTATGATATGGGACAAATAGCATCTAACACCCAATTTGAGATGACATTTGTAAATACTGCAAATAATGGCATCTACTTAATGGAAAATTATTACAAGAATTCACATACCACTGCAAAAGCAACTGCTATCTTAACAGGAAATGGGATATTAGAGTTTTCTTATGAACTTCCGACAGCAGAGTTAAAAAAGAGGCTTACTACTTGGATAGAGGGTACCAAGGGGACTTTTGAGCATCAATGGATAAAAACTTTTCCTGCAAAATCTGACTATGGAAAATCTAGTCCAGCCTCTGGCACTGGTTTTGGGATATCTTCTAATGGAATTATAGTAACCAATTTTCACGTTATTGATGGTGCTAAAAATATTAAAGTTCGTGGTGTTAATTCAGATTATAATACTACCTACAATGCAAAGGTGATAGTATCAGACAAAAACAACGACCTTGCATTAATTCAAATTGATGATTATGGTTTTACTACGCTTGGTACAATTCCCTTTACAATTAAAACAGGACTTTCAGGTGTTGGAGAAAATATCTTTGTTTTAGGTTATCCTTTAAGAGCAACAATGGGTGACGAGATAAAACTCACAAACGGCATAGTCAGTTCTCGGACAGGTTTTCAAGGTGATATTACTTCCTATCAAATTTCGGCACCTGTTCAAGCTGGCAATAGTGGGGGTCCACTTTTCGACAATCTGGGAAATTTAATAGGTATTATAAATGCTAAACACGGGGGAGCGGAAAATGCTTCTTATGCGGTAAAATCAAGCTATTTGACTAATTTAATTGATTTATTACCAAGTCCTCCGAAACTTCAAACGGTAAATTCATTGTCAGGTAAGACATTAACTCAACAAGTTGAATTAGCAAAGAAATTTGTTTACATAATTGAAACAGAATGA
- a CDS encoding TIR domain-containing protein: MTETPKIFISYSWTTPQHEDWVINLAERLVSDGVDVIIDKWNLKEGHDKYNFMETMVKSPDIQKVLIILDKKYSEKAEKRAGGVGTETQIISPKIYSDVSQVKFIPIVVEKDDKGNAFVPTFLESRIYIDLSDEDKFEENYENLLRNIYQRPAYSKPKIGKAPSYLFEETPMTHKTSSIVRSFDNQISKSPKRINSIIREFLDNFFEDLKDYSLNLIGTRDVLAFGKAIHDNINSYTPLRNDYIIFLDKLFKSELEFDIDIFIKFFEKLPILKAPQDNRSSWSPSEFDNFRFFIHETFLYTIAAGLKNEKYKFIEEILYSGYFCQDKYSSKSEPQRFDALYNYVETFDKYYKETYSKNFISPMADLVIKRLPENISKDDLINADLLCHYISVIDNLRWFPITYIYGLRDEGKFELFNRLVSQRHFEKVKTLFNVQTIKELQDKIKAIKEADKNPERIHYSGLFDSVAPIYQLIDIEKIGTIR, from the coding sequence ATGACGGAAACACCTAAAATATTTATTTCATATAGTTGGACAACACCGCAACACGAAGACTGGGTTATTAACCTTGCAGAAAGACTTGTTTCTGATGGTGTTGACGTAATTATTGACAAATGGAACTTAAAAGAAGGGCACGACAAATATAACTTTATGGAGACGATGGTTAAATCTCCCGACATTCAGAAAGTGCTCATAATTCTTGACAAAAAATATTCAGAGAAGGCAGAAAAAAGAGCGGGTGGCGTTGGGACAGAAACCCAAATTATAAGCCCGAAAATCTACAGTGACGTTTCTCAAGTAAAATTCATTCCAATTGTTGTTGAAAAAGATGATAAAGGAAACGCCTTCGTTCCAACATTTTTGGAAAGCAGAATATACATTGACCTATCAGATGAAGATAAATTTGAAGAGAACTATGAAAACCTATTAAGGAATATTTATCAAAGACCCGCATACAGTAAGCCAAAAATCGGGAAAGCCCCAAGTTATCTTTTTGAAGAGACACCAATGACACACAAAACTTCAAGCATAGTTAGAAGTTTTGACAATCAAATTTCAAAATCACCCAAAAGAATAAATTCAATTATTCGTGAGTTTTTGGACAACTTTTTTGAAGATTTAAAAGATTACTCTTTAAACCTCATAGGAACAAGGGATGTTTTAGCATTCGGAAAAGCAATTCACGACAATATCAATTCATACACTCCGCTTCGTAATGATTACATAATTTTCCTTGACAAACTTTTCAAGAGTGAACTTGAGTTTGACATTGACATTTTTATTAAATTCTTTGAAAAGCTACCAATTCTTAAAGCCCCCCAGGACAACAGAAGTAGTTGGTCACCAAGCGAGTTTGATAACTTTCGATTTTTCATACACGAGACTTTTTTATACACTATCGCAGCTGGCTTAAAAAATGAAAAGTACAAATTCATAGAAGAAATATTGTATTCGGGTTATTTCTGCCAAGACAAATACAGCTCCAAAAGCGAACCACAAAGATTTGATGCACTTTACAACTATGTTGAGACTTTTGACAAATACTATAAAGAAACATATTCAAAAAACTTTATCAGCCCAATGGCTGACTTGGTAATTAAGCGACTTCCAGAGAATATAAGTAAAGACGATTTGATCAATGCCGACTTACTTTGTCATTACATTTCAGTAATTGACAATTTAAGATGGTTTCCTATTACATATATTTATGGCCTTAGAGACGAAGGCAAGTTTGAATTATTTAATAGACTTGTTTCGCAACGACACTTTGAAAAAGTTAAAACACTTTTTAATGTACAGACAATAAAGGAACTACAAGACAAGATAAAAGCGATTAAAGAAGCAGATAAAAATCCTGAACGAATACATTATTCAGGATTATTTGACAGCGTTGCACCTATTTATCAATTAATAGACATTGAGAAAATTGGAACAATTCGATAA
- a CDS encoding DUF262 domain-containing protein, with protein sequence MEASTTINRMLAGNKIFVPSYQRSYSWETPAENQSSNLATHTDVFLKDLIDYNRSYAKNPYYFGHFLFEEKSDSNFGVIDGQQRLTTIVIFLSALYTRLKLLRNLIDEEEVLYENMIKRKSKYIFSTVGYDNQLFKDYVIDQTKKNKIGLETESARRIVRAFDYFTRIFAKKDEQYLTKMLKTVSEATCTTHPVRNESEAIQMFIFQNNRGKDPSKLEIIKAQFMFNVHLYGGEEKDELIEEIKNRFEKIYKSISSIEYKIDEDDVLVYTLRVYFNSLWESDAIDKIDKLLSEKNPIPFIKSFTNSLAVSFEHLTTFFGKDERENIEIHSLVTLGGFAIAIPFVIKAYSFGLPIKDICRICSSMESLVLRHRLIGTRAELTSRINDDYQKFTSEQPDIKPFIDKVEWMKNVTDDNWWWAYWNKAALVNSIQGKIERPTARFLLWKYENYLESQGKKGYSLTRFDKIKKPHLEHIAPQTENEKPASGYGRYTEKFKQECIDCLGNYLLLSAPHNESIGNKPFRIKKKSYTQLAQQREILQMTKHDLTWDRDKIESRKKRLIDFILESH encoded by the coding sequence ATGGAAGCATCCACAACAATTAACAGAATGTTAGCTGGGAACAAAATATTTGTACCTTCATATCAACGATCCTATTCCTGGGAGACCCCAGCAGAAAATCAAAGTAGTAATCTTGCCACACATACGGACGTATTTCTAAAAGACTTGATTGATTACAACCGAAGTTATGCAAAAAATCCTTACTATTTTGGACATTTTCTTTTTGAAGAAAAATCGGATAGTAATTTTGGAGTAATTGACGGACAGCAAAGATTAACTACAATAGTAATCTTTTTATCAGCTTTATACACTAGGCTAAAACTATTAAGAAATTTAATTGATGAAGAAGAAGTGCTTTACGAGAATATGATTAAGAGAAAATCAAAGTACATTTTTTCAACTGTTGGCTATGATAATCAGCTATTTAAGGACTATGTCATTGACCAGACAAAAAAAAATAAGATTGGTTTAGAAACAGAATCTGCTAGACGTATTGTAAGAGCATTTGACTATTTTACTAGAATTTTTGCGAAGAAGGACGAGCAGTATTTAACTAAAATGCTTAAAACAGTAAGTGAGGCAACTTGCACCACACACCCAGTAAGAAATGAATCAGAGGCTATTCAAATGTTCATTTTTCAAAATAATCGTGGAAAAGACCCTTCAAAACTTGAAATAATTAAAGCACAGTTTATGTTTAATGTTCACCTATACGGTGGAGAAGAAAAAGATGAACTGATTGAAGAAATTAAAAACCGTTTTGAAAAAATCTATAAATCAATATCTTCAATCGAATACAAAATTGATGAAGATGATGTTTTGGTATACACGCTTAGAGTTTATTTTAATTCTCTTTGGGAATCAGATGCAATTGATAAAATAGACAAGCTTCTATCAGAAAAAAATCCAATTCCTTTCATTAAGTCATTTACTAATTCGCTTGCAGTTAGTTTTGAGCATCTAACCACGTTTTTCGGTAAAGACGAGAGAGAGAATATTGAAATTCATTCACTTGTAACACTTGGTGGTTTTGCAATTGCTATTCCCTTTGTAATAAAAGCATATTCTTTTGGCTTGCCAATAAAAGACATTTGTAGAATTTGTTCATCAATGGAATCTCTTGTTTTACGGCATAGACTTATCGGAACAAGAGCTGAATTAACATCAAGAATAAATGATGATTATCAAAAGTTCACATCCGAACAACCTGACATAAAGCCTTTTATTGATAAAGTTGAATGGATGAAAAATGTAACAGATGATAATTGGTGGTGGGCTTATTGGAATAAAGCAGCATTAGTAAACTCTATTCAAGGTAAAATTGAACGTCCAACTGCAAGGTTCTTACTATGGAAATACGAGAATTATCTTGAAAGCCAGGGCAAAAAAGGATATAGTTTAACTCGTTTTGATAAAATAAAAAAACCACATTTAGAGCATATTGCCCCACAAACTGAAAATGAAAAACCTGCTTCAGGTTATGGTAGGTACACCGAAAAATTTAAACAAGAGTGTATTGATTGTCTTGGGAATTATCTGTTGTTGTCTGCCCCACATAATGAATCTATTGGAAATAAACCATTTAGAATTAAAAAAAAATCTTATACTCAACTTGCACAGCAAAGAGAAATATTACAGATGACGAAACATGATCTTACTTGGGATAGAGATAAAATTGAGTCGAGAAAGAAAAGATTAATTGATTTTATACTTGAAAGCCATTAG
- a CDS encoding histidine phosphatase family protein — MKINYLNNNFNFSFIRHGQTSWNKEERLNSTTDISITEDGRNQILASIEYLKKLNFSRIISSPMIRTLETAEIIKSYLNIPLYTDKRLVEVNFGEFEGKTAEELLADKSFRNIYLEWIDDTNPKFPPQCETYENSANRIIHALLDLSSLNGRTLIVTHGAIIRILISVLFLKVPASYFRRLVIDNGSISSVGFLPNISDLYIECINHLE, encoded by the coding sequence ATGAAAATTAATTACCTTAATAATAATTTTAATTTTTCATTTATCCGACATGGGCAGACAAGTTGGAATAAAGAAGAAAGGCTAAATTCAACTACCGATATCTCAATTACTGAAGATGGGAGAAATCAAATATTAGCTTCAATTGAGTATCTTAAAAAATTGAACTTTTCTCGGATTATATCTTCACCAATGATCAGAACATTAGAAACTGCTGAAATAATTAAAAGTTATCTTAACATACCTTTATATACAGATAAGAGACTAGTAGAAGTGAATTTTGGCGAATTTGAAGGAAAAACTGCAGAGGAATTGCTAGCAGATAAATCGTTTAGAAATATTTACTTAGAATGGATTGATGACACAAACCCAAAGTTCCCACCTCAATGTGAAACATATGAAAACTCAGCAAATAGAATTATACATGCACTACTTGACTTATCATCGTTAAACGGAAGAACCCTAATTGTTACTCACGGAGCTATAATTCGTATATTAATTTCAGTTTTGTTTTTGAAAGTGCCTGCAAGTTATTTTAGAAGATTAGTAATAGATAATGGATCAATTTCTTCCGTAGGTTTCTTACCAAACATAAGTGATCTATATATTGAATGTATAAACCATTTAGAATAA
- a CDS encoding class I SAM-dependent methyltransferase has translation MEKHFDTLGDNYDEFLRYSRHSIEGVLNKLHKYIQISKVDVLDIGSGNGRISREIVKRYPNSSVTLLDNSKNLLEIAGKSLKSLNIPTKMLELDLNYLDNIRGEKYDLIICSFILQNVVNLEQFFLNISRLLENNGVGTVLYNDKSDLILQLIHQLCSNFHKVEIERHPSLNDILSLLISKFKILTVYKNEFEFAIEPTIRLVEIVEQKQFSGFSLLNNDDFQKDLNNVKKYFAKTNKVISSSKYAVIIFTK, from the coding sequence ATGGAAAAGCACTTTGATACTTTAGGGGACAATTATGATGAATTCTTGAGATACTCCAGGCATAGTATAGAGGGCGTTCTGAATAAACTTCATAAATATATTCAAATTTCAAAGGTTGATGTATTGGATATTGGATCTGGTAATGGTAGAATTTCCAGGGAGATTGTCAAACGTTATCCGAACTCAAGTGTAACATTATTAGATAATTCAAAAAACCTCCTAGAAATTGCTGGAAAGTCCCTTAAATCGCTAAATATACCTACGAAAATGTTGGAATTAGACCTGAATTATTTGGACAATATTCGTGGAGAAAAATATGATTTAATTATCTGCTCCTTCATATTACAGAATGTTGTAAATCTTGAGCAGTTTTTTTTAAACATCTCTCGATTACTAGAGAACAATGGAGTCGGAACCGTTCTGTACAATGATAAGTCTGATTTGATTTTACAATTGATTCACCAGTTATGTTCAAATTTTCATAAAGTAGAAATAGAACGACATCCTTCCTTAAATGATATATTAAGTTTACTAATTAGTAAATTCAAGATACTGACTGTATATAAAAATGAGTTTGAATTTGCAATAGAACCAACTATAAGGCTTGTTGAAATAGTAGAACAAAAACAATTTTCGGGTTTTAGTTTATTAAATAATGATGATTTTCAAAAAGACTTGAACAACGTTAAGAAATATTTCGCAAAAACAAACAAAGTAATTTCATCTTCAAAATATGCAGTAATCATTTTTACTAAATAA